The following proteins are encoded in a genomic region of Neospora caninum Liverpool complete genome, chromosome XI:
- a CDS encoding TGF beta receptor associated protein-like protein, related: MMKVFHCVPVADIVSETISCVASSAETFLVGTETGTILKFSLADTDDPGELADGAKLTGKLRVNSGKKIGKVAVLESLQVAICIEDGNVHLLSLGLNSPGYILCKNASTFCLHEEGAATAGAEGGAGEKHRERAVRFHPELCVALKRKIVLYSKPGTDFQPYKEIALVETPLSLCWRDRWICIGTKKEFLSLHDDQEQATEILALDGQTSRGSPNLLLLPDGEVLILGLENLGIFFNLVSQTPSQRNTIKWPLDLLQVSVCLPYLVGIAASGTVDVYSIHGQSLCQKLHLPAPLTSIATNGGRLLVASGSSVNCLFPVPVEQQLHKLLLEGRTGDALDLLSANFGADDPRRAVELSAFHNLAGWVEFSHLQFPAAFRHFAYAGVDILRIISFWSADLPSWWTTPSVYLEETASRPEAARLDRALIPPVQDVSRFIRDRTAQTKAGDGGQQGEAKLQVLLELANSSMATFLSKERTSLLLGRSERVDWDALREVASAARAAGAVAHAAETKEELLALLLTLVDTLLFLLMVEGDDERWKDLLLGPQQPLTCSVDDCREFLLAIHRPDALAVMLSRFGFREEALEIWAKIVQGELRIAPKATTLSDGVQEMLALLLARDLRDAAGPEKPAKMKDKQTEESLLQRYAPLVLRADPTLARQLFFTARGSGSRYMISPSLVVRLLQEGVEDPSLSQRLQESFIEEIVMDVSGDGAEASAVCREENEGPEAESQVTAWLQEARELQTQLAKTYIDRLLAAGPSAGEATADQETQEKSRADVRGKLLKLLETKENYDVRALLAKVEGSWLLKETAVLYGRLGKHLDALQTIAVRLKDERTAEAYCLMTDDALQPFVDRLSPEEYSAMVASDAIFEIPPPASKADAVFPSREGKESVSFCGGKGDASTRSFCSIFSPNSPWKQQRDDLPQALRPGGLGSYSAFRSAGRGVPGLSSFPQFGEKAGEGQGGGVSPGNRKTRPRRSASMLRALLKVLLRAWHEAATAPETRDGDASTWKKSILNLLSKYGDHPDLEPSLVVRLLPDEWQLTEVADYLVASFRERLHEKMTASLQEQLSTVAYLHTYSDWARQRSSCYVVTPERSCPVCTRRLGLTAFVAYPDGTCVHLQCADGNTLHPSQEPPTGSSQFENNEEPRQTPSLRVLQAVEFARPIVLLRMDHQSF; the protein is encoded by the exons ATGATGAAAGTTTTCCACTGTGTCCCCGTCGCAGATATTGTCAGTGAGACCATCTcgtgcgtcgcctcctccgcaGAGACCTTCCTGGTCGGCACCGAAACAGGCACTATCCTCaagttctctctcgcggacACAGACGACCCCGGAGAG CTCGCAGATGGCGCCAAACTGACTGGCAAACTGCGCGTGAACAGTGGGAAAAAAATCGGGAAAGTAGCCGTTCTCGAATCTCTGCAAGTCGCCATCTGCATCGAAG atggcAATGTCcaccttctctccctcgggCTTAACTCACCCGGATACATTCTCTGCAAAA ATGCCTCGACGTTTTGTCTCCACGAAGAGGGCGCAGCAACCGCTGGGGCTgagggaggcgccggagaaaaacaccgcgagagagccgTCCGCTTCCACCCGGAGTTGTGCGTCGCGCTAAAGAGGAAAATCGTCTTATATTCGAAGCCCGGCACAGACTTCCAGCCGTACAAAGAAATCGCGCTCGTTGAAACGCCCCTCAGTCTGTGTTGGCGAGACAGGTGGATTTGCATCGGCACCAAAAAGgagtttctctccctccacgACGACCAGGA GCAAGCGACGGAAATTCTCGCGCTGGACGGGCAGACCTCGCGAGGGTCTCCCAACTTGCTGCTGCTCCCAGACGGCGAAGTCCTGATTCTCGGCCTGGAAAACCTCGGGATCTTCTTCAACCTCGTCTCGCAAACGCCCAGCCAAAGAAACACCATCAAATGGCCCCTCGATCTCCTCCAAGTCT CTGTTTGTCTGCCGTACCTCGTGGGAATCGCTGCGTCCGGAACAGTCGACGTTTACAGCATCCACGGGCAGAGTCTCTGTCAAAAGCTCCACTTGCCGGCGCCTTTAACTTCCATTGCGACCAATGGGggccgtctcctcgtcgccagcGGTTCAAGCGTCaactgtctcttccccgtgCCCGTCGAGCAACAG CTTCACAAGCTGTTGTTGGAAGGGCGAACCGGGGATGCTCTCGATCTCCTTTCTGCGAACTTCGGCGCCGATGACCCCCGACGG GCCGTAGAACTGAGTGCTTTCCACAATCTCGCCGGCTGGGTAGAATTCTCGCATCTTCAGTTCCCCGCGGCGTTCCGGCACTTCGCCTACGCTGGCGTGGACATCTTGCGGATCATTT ccttcTGGTCGGCAGACCTGCCAAGTTGGTGGACGACACCCAGCGTCTACTTGGAAGAAACGGCGTCTCGCCCCGAAGCGGCGCGATTGGATAGGGCTCTCATCCCTCCCGTTCAAGACGTTTCGCGTTTTA TTCGCGATCGAACGGCGCAAACGAAGGCCGGCGACGGAGGTCaacagggcgaggcgaagctTCAGGTCCTCCTCGAG CTGGCGAATTCCTCGATGGCGACATTTCTCTCCAAGGAGCGCacgtcgcttctcctcggGCGCTCTGAGAGAGTTGACTGGGACGCACTGCGCGaagtcgcctccgccgctcgcgccgccggcgctgtggcgcatgcagcggagacCAAAGAGGAGTTgctggctcttcttctcactCTTGTCGAcacgcttctctttcttctgatg GTCGAAGGAGATGACGAACGCTGGAAGGACTTGTTGCTCGGGCCTCAGCAGCCTCTCACATGCAGCGTCGACGACTGCCGCGAATTCCTGCTTGCCATCCATCGCCCGGATGCCCTCGCCGTGATGCTCTCC cGCTTTGGTTTCCGAGAAGAAGCCCTCGAAATCTGGGCAAAGATCGTCCAGGGAG AGCTCCGCATCGCTCcaaaggcgacgacgctCTCTGACGGCGTCCAAGAAATGCTGGCTCTGCTGCTCGCTCGCGATCTCCGAGACGCGGCAGGGCCGGAGAAGCCTGCGAAGATGAAAGACAAGCAAACGGAGGAATCGCTGCTTCAGCGCTACGCGCCCCTCGTTCTGCGCGCCGATCCAACGCTGG CGCGTCAGCTCTTTTTCACCGCACGAGGCTCCGGCAGTCGGTACATGATTTCGCCCAGCCTCGTTGTCCGACTCTTGCAAGAAGGCGTCGAAGAcccgtctctttcgcagCGCCTGCAAGAGTCCTTCATCGAAGAAATCGTGATGGACGTGtcgggcgacggcgccgaggcAAGCGCTGTTTgccgggaagaaaacgaaggcccagaggcagagagccaGGTCACTGCTTGGCtccaggaagcgagagagctaCAAACGCAACTCGCAAAAACCTACATTGACCGGT tgttGGCGGCAGGCCCCAGTGCAGGGGAGGCGACCGCAGAccaagagacgcaggagaagTCTCGGGCAGATGTGCGAGGAAAACTTTTGAAACTTctcgagacgaaagagaactACGACGTCCGTGCGCTCCTCGCGAAA GTGGAGGGTTCCTGGCTACTGAAGGAGACCGCCGTTCTCTACGGGAGACTCGGGAAGCACCT AGATGCCTTGCAGACGATTGCAGTTCGGCtcaaagacgagagaaccGCCGAGGCGTACTGTCTCATGACCGACGATGCTCTCCAGCCTTTTGTCGATCGCCTTTCGCCCGAAGAGTATTCCGCTATGGTTGCCAGCGACGCCATTTTCGAAATTCCGCCTCCCGCCTCGAAGGCGGATGCCGTCTTCCCGTCGCGAGAAGGCAAGGagagtgtctctttct GTGGCGGAAAGGGCGACGCCTCAACTCGCAGTTTCTGCTCAATCTTCAGTCCGAACTCGCCTTGGAAACAACAGCGCGATGATCTCCCTCAAG CGCTTCGTCCGGGAGGTCTCGGGTCCTACTCCGCATTTAGAAGCGCTGGAAGAGGTGTGCCgggtctctcttctttcccacAATTTGGTGaaaaggcgggagaaggacagggCGGCGGCGTCAGCCCGGGGAACAGGAAAACTCGACCGAGGCGGTCGGCAAGCATGCTCCGCGCCCTGCTCAAG GTGCTCTTGAGAGCGTGGCACGAGGCAGCGACTGCGCCTGAGACGCGCGACGGTGACGCGTCGACCTGGAAGAAATCCATTTTGAACTTGCTTTCGAAATACGGCGATCATCCGGACTTGGAGCCGAGTCTAGTCGTGCGGCTCCTCCCGGATGAGTGGCAGTTGACTGAAGTCGCCGACTACTTagtcgcttctttccgcgaGCGCCTCCACGAGAAAATGACAGCTTCCCTGCAGGAGCAACTGTCCACCGTCGCCTACCTTCACACCTACTCCGACTGGGCTCGCCAGCGGTCTTCCTGCTACGTCGTCACTCCTGAACG GTCCTGCCCTGTCTGTACACGGCGGCTGGGGTTGACAGCCTTCGTCGCGTACCCCGACGGCACGTGCGTCCACCTTCAGTGCGCAGATGGGAACACTTTGCACCCGAGTCAGGAGCCGCCTACCGGTTCAAGTCAGTTTGAGAACAATG AGGAGCCGCGTCAGACTCCCTCCTTGAGAGTTCTACAAGCCGTCGAGTTTGCCCGTCCCATCGTCCTCCTTAGGATGGATCACCAAAGTTTTTAA
- a CDS encoding ABC transporter family protein,related gives MPSPPDADSAYNAAHFPGGGKPPESLTSSCQKGASDDAAMRDHRRSTAHLSPVALDRETTSVSEPCRIPSGPELPTVSRHGFAGPVRPLSVPGYERVSSFSDQNGVAKSGIVQAFTPPAAVNLDKKDDSVQMEEADQEKHTTRIQVFIRFTNITYTPPRGLARQSLKQWVKNTFAARSLQRKAGSSASTSAPWSPSTSVRPRQILFGLSGYFAPGEMVGILGPSGAGKSTFLSVLCGRLKKGVGGLIEVNGKPAPARMKKIVGYVMQQEHFFGNLTVEETLMYTVRLRLGKKISFEEKKARVEEVIHAMKLNKCRGTRVGSAFCRGLSGGELKRLNIANELLLHPSLFLLDEPTSGLDASISAALLDMLKGLTRANRCTTVCTIHQPNSNVFMRFDRVIFLKDGHIVYQGKPSDVCAYFASLNFHCPEGWNIADYVMHVISASDDEDIRRRSITSATAAAEAHTIASIQDDQGRIEKKEAELSSGLVPDHIQSLEAPQEVVDVSADVSSTAGGSFTCRAARTSAQTDKTTETCLFGRRSIQRQSHEAGPLEGASENSNSNTPREEETDDAPLTRVCDVQPDLSATQELTMAGVMKHFCDGPPEPSEERIVAVLSAEASKAQDDDSHSLVEAYGRRLDTTTFQLRFHDFTETPVKDSSERTAHGCTVEERVPETHDCNALDGPLRCGAIEKQHAPHALLAAQMIRSPMVERRDNEEHDSGVKSYCGSRRLSTRSQEALASEMSKKMLEGNNGTEIEATHVQLLESLTNTTANQNIWRSDLVQQMKSATDEHCAGKKSESRKSIVSIHPCCCGLNGSISQRNVELSANAAPVTAIQVRSDGITSFAPKKMEWGGRKFSRRTSFLSFDEEIKVAMSEPSYFQQVWVLMCRGIRKELKGKSTLLDLAQAAVIGAVVGSLYFQSCKDYSEEKLMDRMGLLYFATAYYSFGPAYMAFTSFPAERAVISRERSSKAYRVSSYLFAKTVVDLVIQIPTPSLWLTIVYPLVGLPSDLGVFMAFWAQLVLLVCIAQAIGQLIAAIVVDDARLGGLLLSVILISSSISSGFYVKQERLGPWISWLRWLSFQNYAVTNFVIVTVGSSSTLSCSEFSSFPTCPEEPITAEMIIRRFTTALSPVSNATVMLCTWLTIKLMCYGVLKKSLKLKS, from the exons ATGCCCTCCCCTCCGGATGCTGACAGTGCTTATAATGCTGCCCACTTCCCCGGTGGCGGGAAGCCGCCGGAATCCCTCACTTCCAGTTGCCAGAAGGGAGCTTCAGACGATGCTGCAATGCGGGATCATCGCAGGTCGACCGCGCATCTTTCGCCAGTTGCGCTCGACAGAGAAACCACGTCTGTTTCAGAGCCATGCCGCATTCCCTCTGGGCCTGAATTACCTACCGTAAGTAGACATGGTTTCGCGGGTCCGGTTAGACCCCTTTCAGTCCCCGGATATGAAAGAGTAAGTTCATTCTCTGATCAGAATGGCGTTGCGAAGAGTGGAATAGTCCAGGCGTTCACACCACCTGCTGCGGTCAATCTCGACAAAAAAGATGATTCTGTGCAGATGGAAGAGGCGGACCAAGAGAAGCATACTACGAGGATACAAGTG TTCATACGCTTCACAAACATCACATATACTCCTCCCAGAGGCCTTGCACGACAATCCTTGAAGCAATGGGTTAAAAATACTTTCGCTGCTCGATCGTTACAGCGGAAGGCTGGTTCTTCTGCTTCCACTTCGGCACCGTGGTCTCCGTCCACGTCGGTCCGTCCGCGGCAAATTCTGTTTGGTCTGAGCGGCTATTTCGCCCCTGGAGAAATGGTGGGAATCCTTGGTCCTTCTGGAGCAGGCAAAAGCACTTTTCTGTCTGTGCTTTGTGGACGGCTCAAAAAAGGTGTTGGAGGGCTAATTGAAGTCAATGGCAAGCCTGCCCCGGCGCGAATGAAGAAAATTGTTGGCTATGTCATGCAGCAGGAACATTTCTTCGGGAATTTGACAGTCGAAGAGACATTGATGTACACAGTCAGATTGCGTTTGGGGAAGAAAATCAGTttcgaagagaagaaggcacgTGTGGAAGAAGTTATACATGCCATGAAGCTCAACAA ATGCAGGGGCACCCGTGTTGGAAGCGCCTTCTGCCGTGGCCTCTCCGGTGGAGAGCTGAAGCGGCTAAACATCGCGAACGAACTTTTACTTCATCCGTCGCTGTTCCTCCTGGATGAGCCCACAAGTGGACTGGACGCCTCGATCTCAGCCGCGCTTCTCGACATGTTAAAAGGACTAACACGAGCAAACAGGTGCACGACTGTCTGCACCATACACCAGCCAAACAGCAAC GTCTTCATGAGGTTTGATCGGGTGATATTCCTCAAAGACGGTCACATCGTGTACCAGGGGAAGCCCTCGGACGTCTGTGCATACTTTGCATCTCTCAATTTCCACTGCCCAGAGGGATGGAACATTGCAGATTACGTTATGCACGTCATCAGTGCATCGGATGATGAGGACATTAGACGGCGCTCGATCACCAGCGCAACTGCAGCCGCCGAAGCTCATACAATTGCCAGTATACAGGATGATCAAGGCCGaatcgagaagaaggaagccgaACTGTCTAGTGGTTTGGTACCAGACCACATACAATCTTTAGAAGCGCCGCAGGAAGTAGTAGATGTCTCCGCTGATGTATCATCCACGGCGGGCGGGTCCTTCACCTGTCGAGCTGCACGAACCTCTGCTCAAACTGACAAAACAACAGAGACATGCCTTTTTGGGAGGCGAAGTATCCAGCGACAGAGTCATGAGGCTGGTCCCCTCGAAGGAGCGTCCGAGAATAGCAATAGCAACACGcccagagaggaggaaactgACGATGCTCCCCTGACCAGAGTTTGTGACGTACAGCCTGATTTGAGTGCAACACAGGAATTGACGATGGCCGGTGTGATGAAGCACTTTTGTGACGGACCACCTGAACCGTCTGAAGAAAGAATCGTTGCAGTTCTATCAGCAGAGGCCAGCAAAGCTCAAGACGATGACAGTCATTCTCTGGTAGAAGCATACGGCCGTAGACTGGACACAACGACTTTCCAGCTCCGATTTCATGACTTCACCGAAACACCTGTCAAGGACTCTTCAGAACGGACTGCCCACGGTTGCACAGTAGAGGAACGGGTCCCTGAAACGCATGATTGCAACGCTCTCGACGGCCCCCTCCGATGCGGAGCCATCGAGAAACAACATGCACCACATGCGTTACTGGCAGCACAAATGATCCGGAGTCCTATGGTTgagcgaagagacaacgaagaaCACGACTCCGGCGTGAAGTCATACTGTGGCTCGCGCAGACTGAGTACGCGGTCACAGGAAGCGTTAGCTTCAGAAATGTCGAAGAAGATGCTTGAGGGCAATAACGGCACCGAAATCGAAGCTACCCACGTGCAGCTGCTAGAATCGCTGACGAATACGACCGCAAACCAGAACATATGGAGATCCGACTTGGTCCAACAAATGAAATCCGCAACTGACGAACACTGTGCAGGAAAAAAGtcagaaagcagaaaaagcaTAGTTTCCATTCATCCATGCTGCTGTGGGTTGAATGGAAGCATTTCACAGAGAAATGTCGAGTTGTCTGCAAACGCGGCACCGGTAACAGCAATACAGGTGCGATCTGATGGCATTACTTCTTTCGCTCCAAAGAAGATGGAGTGGGGAGGGCGGAAGTTTTCCAGGAGGACGTCGTTCCTGTCGTTTGATGAGGAAATCAAGGTGGCGATGTCGGAACCAAGTTACTTTCAACAGGTCTGGGTGCTCATGTGCCGCGGGATCAGGAAGGAACTGAAAGGAAAGAGTACCTTGCTTGATCTGGCGCAAGCAGCTGTAATCGGGGCTGTCGTTGGATCTCTTTATTTCCAAAGTTGCAAAGATTATTCCGAGGAAAAGCTCATGGACCGAATGG GCCTACTCTACTTCGCTACTGCTTACTATAGCTTCGGTCCCGCGTATATGGCATTCACCTCTTTTCCAGCTGAGCGCGCTGTTAtctccagagaaagaagcagcaAAGCATATAGAGTGTCAAGTTATCTCTTCGCTAAAACAGTGGTGGACCTCGTCATCCAGATCCCTACCCCTTCGCTGTGGCTAACAATCGTATATCCGCTTGTAGGACTGCCCTCGGATTTGGGAGTGTTCATG GCTTTCTGGGCTCAGCTGGTACTGCTTGTATGCATAGCTCAAGCCATAGGGCAGCTGATTGCTGCGATTGTTGTGGACGATGCACGTCTAGGAGGTTTACTGCTGTCGGTCATTCTGATTTCATCTTCCATCAGTAGTGGCTTCTATGTTAAGCAAGAGAGATTAGGCCCATGGATATCGTGGCTGCGCTGGTTGTCTTTCCAGAACTACGCAGTAACAAACTTCGTAATAGTTACGGTGGGATCGTCTTCTACACTCTCATGTTCAGAGTTTTCTTCGTTCCCAACGTGCCCAGAGGAGCCAATAACAGCAGAAATGATTATCCGCCGATTCACAACGGCACTTTCCCCGGTATCCAATGCCACGGTGATGCTATGTACATGGCTGACAATTAAACTGATGTGCTATGGAGTCCTCAAGAAATCTCTTAAACTAAAGTCCTGA